DNA from Pirellulales bacterium:
GATGACCTTTAATCCTTCGACGGCACCGAGCACCGAGATCGCGGGTGTAATGATGCCGTCGCCGTACAGCATCCCGGCCGCCAACAGCAGCAAAATGCTCAAGGCGCGAGTTGAAAGCAGTTGGCTCTTTGCTAGTGCCACTTTGGCGAACAGAGCGAACACCCCTCCTTCGCCACGGTGATCCGCATACAGCACACACCAGACGTATTTGATCGTGACGACGAACGTCAACGCCCACAGGGCCAGGCTGATGGCGCCGAGGATGTTCTCGCGATAGAGCTTGGCGCCACCGTGTCCGAAGAAAATCTCGTTGACGGCGTAAAGGACCGACGTCCCAATGTCGCCGTACACGACTCCTGTTGCGTGCAGGGCCACGAGCAAGAAAGCTGCGGCCGCCAGTGGACGGGAACGATGTTCCCCTTCAATCGACACAGAAGTGGTCCTTCTTTGGTGCGCCGAAATATGGCTCGTGCGGGTGAGCCCTGCAGGCAAGGCCTCTCGGGGAGATGCCTGCAACTCGGCCTTCGGCTGCCATCAGGCAGCAAGAGATTTAGATTACCGTTTGGCGTGTCGATCGAGCAGGGCCGGGTGCAAAATCGCGGCAGCTCCTTGCGGGCACCCCGCGGCTTCTCGAATTATAGGGCGCGAATTCGTTCGGCACCTAAGCCGAATCAGGTCAAAGAGATATGGGTATGTTTTGTGCTCGGGGTAGCGAGCTGGTAATCGATGAAAGTGGCGTCGCCCCATGCTTCTCCACCGGATCGCTCAGCCCCGTTGACGGCCGTTGCTGATTTACGTCAGATTGGGCCGTACGACCGCGCGACAGGCGCGGGACCGAACCGCCTGCCCTTACGCGGCGTTTTCGGGGACGTAGCTCAATTGGGAGAGCGCGGGCTTTGCAAGCCTGAGGTTGAGGGTTCGAGCCCCTTCGTCTCCATTTCTTCTTTCTCCTCTATCTTCTCTTGTCCACTCTTCGACTTGGCTTGGCCCGACGCATGCGACTCTGGCAGGTGACACACCCGGGCATTAGCAACACAGTCAGTCGGCGTAGAGCGTCTCCCCCCCGTAGGGGCATGGGAAACGTTATGCCATTTTTTCCATAGAAAATCCTTGACCGCTGCGATGTCGAATCGGTAAGTTTCTTGCGCAATCAGCCAGTGTGCGCCTTTGTTGGCAGTTGCCGTGGTTTTCGGGGCCGCGGTGCAGTTCGTCGAGGAGCATGCCAGTGAAGCAGAAGCGAATTCGGTTTGCCGCAAGGCTTCGCGGCCGGTGGGGAATTCTGCGCCGCACGCCTTGCTTGGGAATTCTTGCAGCGGCAAGCGTATGGTTTGTCGCTTTGTCCCCTGCCCACGCCACGCCGATGGCCACCGTGACCATCGAAGTCGATGGCGGTGCACATAGCGAGTCGATCGCGGTCCCGCTGATTCAGGACTTTCAGAATCCTGAGAACTATTTCGGGATCGGCTTTACCGCCAACAGTGGCGGGTACTACGGGCTGGGATCCCAGATGTTTCCGGGGTTCTTCAGCAACGAGGTTCTCATGGCCGCGGTCAGCGGCGTGTCGCCCAACACGGGCAATCGCGACACACGCGGCGTTACCGGCGGGATCGTGCTGACCAACATCACCGGCTTGTCACATGTCTACAAGGTGACGTTCAACCTGAACGACGCCGCGAATTTCGCCTCGACCGCCACGCGCGGAGACACGGCACACACGGCCAGCGGTCCGGCTGGGACCTCCTACGAGAGCGTTGCCGGCAGTGCATTGTATGCCGCGCAGATCGACGGCGTGACGATCGCCACGTTACTCGATGATCCTCAGTCGTTTGCCCTGCAGCCGACGACGAGCATCGCGGCCAACGCCGATTTCGGCGGACCGTTGGCGAATCCGACTTTCCCGGGAGGTCCGCTGGTCGACGACATCTCCATCGTCTGGGAATTCGAGTTGGGCTCGTTGGCCCAGGCTTCGTTCAACTCCGACTTTTATGTGGTTGTGCCTGAGCCGAGCAGTTGGGGATTGCTCGTCGCAGGAATGTTCGCGATCGCGTGTTGGCGGCGCAGGAGTCGTTGACGCCGCAGCGTTGGTAGGGGGAACTGGGTTGTAGTGGGCAATGGGGTGTAAGAGGCGATTCGGGGATGGCCTCGGCACCCTGGGCAGGTCTGAATCGAATCAACTATCAGGAAACGCTAGTGAATTGAGCTTCAGGAGACGCTTTCATGTTGATGGGGGAACATCTGCGCAAGTTGAGCGCTAGCGTAGCAGGACTTGGTTTGCTCATCTTGATCGCCTGCGTCGGTCCGGCCACTGCCGACACCATCTCGCCCGAACTCTGGGTCAACGTCGACGGCAACGACATCCAGTTGCCGATCGTGGCGACGCCCGGCACCAAACCCGGCACCTGGAACATCGCCGCCGGCGAGACCTTTGTCGAACTGGGAGACGCCGATCCCCAGGACCCGAACTATGGCTACTATCCGGACGGCAAGATTGGCATAGACGTAGCCTGGGATGATGCCACGACGGATGCCGATCCATTTGTCACGGGAGGCATCTCGGTGCTGAACTTCACCGGCAGCACGCAGATCTTCACGTTGAACTTCCTGCAGCCCGTAATTCCCTCGTTTGCTCCGAGCATTTCCAGCGGGTCGATCTCGATTCAAGTCCGCGACATTTTCAATTCGGGCGCTGCACAACTGACGTCGACCGGCGGTGGCGCGATCTACAACCCGTCGATCGACGGCGGCCTGCTGGCGGCTGGCCAACTCCTTTCCGGCACGACGCTCACCGTGGCCTCGGCCGGGCAATCGGCCGGCACGACGGCAAGCTTCGGTCCGATCGCTACCGGTGCAGTCAACACGAGCATTTCGTTGCAGATCCAGTTCTCCCTGACCAATCTCGATTTGGCGACGGGCACTTCGGTCTTCGAGGTCGTTCCGGTGCCTGAGCCGTCGAGCTTCGCGCTCTGTGGGATGGGTCTGGCGATGCTGGTCGCCGGCGCCGTGCGCAAACGACGTTCCGTCCGCCGCTGATGGCGAGCAGCCGAACTGCGGTTCGAGTGCACGTCGCTGCGGTCGGTGGTTGAGGGGGGAAACAGAATTGCAAAGATCAGCGCCTTGCGCCGGATGGACGCAAGGCGTTGATCTTTGCGCGGCCGAGAATATACGGGCTTTTCGATGGGGATTGGGCCTGTATTGCGCGAGCGATTGGGTTGTGGGGAAACAACGCCGTTCAGGACGGGGATTGAGCGTGGGGAGGGGTAAGACGCGGCGGATTCGTCTGCCCGCGCGTGTACACGGTTGAGTCCGCCGGTCGCGTCGCCGATCGCATGAGGGATCCTCCTTCCCATGCGGATTGACGCGGCGTTGAGAGTTTCCCTTTTTTCGTTGCGACCCGTTTGATGCCTCAGCGCGAGTCTTTCATCGGCCGGCGAGCGGTGCGTTATGCGGCCGAGCACCTCGAAGCCCGCCGGCTGCTGTCCGGCGCCAGCCCAGCTACGAGCGCCGATTGGCTGGCGACGCTCACGACAACCGCGTCTTCGGCCGCGGTGACCCATGCCGCTTTTCCACCGGCCGCGTTGCAGGCCGACGACCTGGCCGTCCAAACGGCCCAATCGAGTCCCCTGATTCATCTGGACAGTTTTCGGCTTGATCCGCAATTTGCGGGCATCGATGGCAGCGGGCTGTCGGTCGTCGTCCTCGACACGGGCATCGACCTGAATCACCCGTTCTTCGGTCCCGACGCCAACGCGAACGGCGTCGCGGATCGGATCGTCTACAACCAGGACTTCGCGACCGGTGCGGCCAACGCCGAAGACGGTCACGGCCACGGCAGCAATGTCGCCAGCATCATTGGCTCTCAAGACACGACCTACGGAGGTGTAGCGCCGGGCGTCAACCTGATCGTCTTAAAGGTGCTCGACAACGCCGGCTTCGGCAGCTTTGCGGCGGTCGAAACGGCATTGCAGTGGGTGGTCTCGCATGTCGCGGCCTACAACATCGTCGCGGTGAACATGTCGCTGTCCGACGGCAGCAACCGCAGCGTCGCGGCCTCGGACTATGGCATCGGCGATGAACTCGCGGCCCTGGCCGGCCAGGGCGTCGTGGTC
Protein-coding regions in this window:
- a CDS encoding PEP-CTERM sorting domain-containing protein produces the protein MLMGEHLRKLSASVAGLGLLILIACVGPATADTISPELWVNVDGNDIQLPIVATPGTKPGTWNIAAGETFVELGDADPQDPNYGYYPDGKIGIDVAWDDATTDADPFVTGGISVLNFTGSTQIFTLNFLQPVIPSFAPSISSGSISIQVRDIFNSGAAQLTSTGGGAIYNPSIDGGLLAAGQLLSGTTLTVASAGQSAGTTASFGPIATGAVNTSISLQIQFSLTNLDLATGTSVFEVVPVPEPSSFALCGMGLAMLVAGAVRKRRSVRR
- a CDS encoding PEP-CTERM sorting domain-containing protein; this encodes MATVTIEVDGGAHSESIAVPLIQDFQNPENYFGIGFTANSGGYYGLGSQMFPGFFSNEVLMAAVSGVSPNTGNRDTRGVTGGIVLTNITGLSHVYKVTFNLNDAANFASTATRGDTAHTASGPAGTSYESVAGSALYAAQIDGVTIATLLDDPQSFALQPTTSIAANADFGGPLANPTFPGGPLVDDISIVWEFELGSLAQASFNSDFYVVVPEPSSWGLLVAGMFAIACWRRRSR